From Aspergillus luchuensis IFO 4308 DNA, chromosome 2, nearly complete sequence:
CTTACCAGGAAGACGGCCGCCTCCGTTGCATTCAAGGCGACATCTGAGGAGAAACTCAAGGACATGGGGCTGCGAACTGCAGGCAGCACACCGGAACTCAAATCACATTAGTCCAAAAGGAGTGGAGTCTGCGTGGAGTTGCCTGATATAGtgaatggagatgatgaacgTGAGGGGAGATGGATGCGCCGAGTGGGTGAATGGAAGCAGAACGgagtgcggagaagaaggcggtgGGACGGCGACCGGGACCCTGACGGCGCAAGTGGAAGGGCAACTGGAACACCATCTGGCCTTTTCATCTCCCGCCAACTTCCtgccatctcatccatcgcCCACCCGAAACGTCCACTCGGTTTCTGCAAGTCCCTGCGCTGTGCGCTCTtgcatttcttttcttccggAACCCttctagtttttatatataaaaaacctACACACTCCTTCACCATGGCGGCGCCCGGCCAGCCGTCACCCCAGCAGATTGCGGCCATGCAACAGCAGTTCGCCGCCGAAGCTGCTAGGCGCGGAATGACCCCCGAGGAATTTGCCAAACAGCAGCGCGAACAGCTCACTGCAGAGGCAGCCAAGCACGGAATGACAACCGAACAATATGTCACTCAGTTGAGAATGCGAGCTCTTGCCGCTCACCAGAGACAAGTCGAGGCCCAACGACAAGCTGCTCAAGCCCAAGCGCAGGGCCAGCAgccccaagggcaagggcaagcACCTCCTCAATCGCCAGCCCAACCAGGACAGAACCTGCCTGCACCCCCACAGCCTCAACCCCAGCAGGTGACCCGCCAGGTACCTGTGAACCCTAACAACCCTCCTGATCCGAAGGCGCTCGCCGTTGCTGCGTTCCTGCGGTCGCAGAACCTAAAGACACGGACATGTATCATGGATGGGCAGCGGAAGGAGATGTTCAAAGGTATACactctttattataatatgtGTCTGGGAAATACTCATAAATACCAGTGAAACGTGCCATCCGCGCCATCGAGTCCCCAGCTTACGCCAAGGCGGCTGCCAAAAAGaactctcttctccctccagTCACCGACCGCGCATCGGCAGAGAACGTCTTCAAGCTTCTTCCCCTGTCCCTTCTTGCTCTGCGCGTGACGAAGGTTGACCCCCATGCGGGCCACAACCACGGCAAGTCCAAGAACCGTGTCAAGGGATTGTGGACGGTGCGCATTGAGCAGCACCAAGAAACCGATCCTATGATGCACTATGTCTGGCTGTGGGAAGGTCCGCAGTGGAAGCAGAAGGTCATGGCTGCGGCTGTAGTAGCAGGAATCTTCGCAGTGGTGCTCTTCCCTCTGtggccgatgatgctgcGCCAGGGTGTCTGGTACCTGAGTGTGGGCATGATGGGTCTGCTGGGATTGTTCTTCGCCATGTCTATTTTCCGTCTTATTCTGTTCTGCATCACAGTCATTGCGGTTCCCCCCGGTCTATGGCTGTTCCCCAACCTATTCGAAGATGTCGGATTCGTGGATAGTTTCAAGCCCCTGTGGGGTTGGCAAGAGGTAAGCCACCTACCATGGCATCGCAGACAGAAACACACTCTCTAACCTTTATATCCagaccaagaagaaaaagtccaagaagtccaagaacGCAGGAGGCGAGGAACCTCAAGCTGCAGCCCAATCCACTCCGTCCGCCaccacaacagcaacagcagccccGGATACCTCAAGCACTGTAAAGCGAGACCTTGCGCCGCGCGTGGAGGAAGTTACCGAAGAGTAATCAGTGTACCTTGATTTTATACATTTGACTGCGGAAATCCATTGATCCTTCTTCCTACATGTGTGGGAGATACAACCTTGCATGGTAATCTCTTGCTTCTAATCATATCCCATATTATCAATTTATTTCTGTACGGTAACTCTTGCACGTCCTCGCTTTACACTTCGGTCGCATTTTCCCGTTCCCATTGTTGCTTAGTTAGGTTAGGGGTATTCGGGTTTTGGGTTTACAGCTTGCTATCATTTCCTACTGTTGGCACACAAAAATATATGAGACAGTATGCGCATACTATCATGGATCACCCATAAACCAAACTCTCAATTCCTAAACTAACTTACATGTGTAGTAAGGTATGACATACATTATATGTGTCTAGTTCAATCAATTTATTGCTCCCACTTAGTATGTATCTAggactatctatctactatctgcTTGCTCCATATCACAAACTACTTGAATAAACGAAGAATATGAAGTACTTACTACCACTTCACTGCTAGTAGACTTTGCGACC
This genomic window contains:
- the SEC62 gene encoding Sec62 family protein translocation protein (BUSCO:EOG09263W7L;~COG:U;~EggNog:ENOG410PGTC;~InterPro:IPR004728,IPR011553;~PFAM:PF03839;~TransMembrane:3 (i260-279o285-303i308-325o);~go_component: GO:0030176 - integral component of endoplasmic reticulum membrane [Evidence IEA];~go_process: GO:0015031 - protein transport [Evidence IEA]) is translated as MAAPGQPSPQQIAAMQQQFAAEAARRGMTPEEFAKQQREQLTAEAAKHGMTTEQYVTQLRMRALAAHQRQVEAQRQAAQAQAQGQQPQGQGQAPPQSPAQPGQNLPAPPQPQPQQVTRQVPVNPNNPPDPKALAVAAFLRSQNLKTRTCIMDGQRKEMFKVKRAIRAIESPAYAKAAAKKNSLLPPVTDRASAENVFKLLPLSLLALRVTKVDPHAGHNHGKSKNRVKGLWTVRIEQHQETDPMMHYVWLWEGPQWKQKVMAAAVVAGIFAVVLFPLWPMMLRQGVWYLSVGMMGLLGLFFAMSIFRLILFCITVIAVPPGLWLFPNLFEDVGFVDSFKPLWGWQETKKKKSKKSKNAGGEEPQAAAQSTPSATTTATAAPDTSSTVKRDLAPRVEEVTEE